One Arvicanthis niloticus isolate mArvNil1 chromosome 13, mArvNil1.pat.X, whole genome shotgun sequence genomic window carries:
- the Fzd6 gene encoding frizzled-6: protein MEMSLFLLTCLLLPLVRGHSLFTCEPITVPRCMKMTYNLTFFPNLMGHYDQGIAAVEMQRFLHLANLECSPNIEMFLCQAFVPTCTEQIHVVPPCRKLCEKIFSDCKKLMDTFEIRWPEELECNRLPYCDDTVPVTSDPHTEVFGPQKKTDQVPRDIGFWCPKHLRTSGDQGYRFLGIDQCAPPCPNMYFKSDELDFAKSFIGIVSIFCLCATLFTFLTFLIDVRRFRYPERPIIYYSVCYSIVSLMYFVGFLLGNSTACNKADEKLELGDTVVLGSRNKACSVVFMFLYFFTMAGTVWWVILTITWFLAAGRKWSCEAIEQKAVWFHAVAWGMPGFLTVMLLAMNKVEGDNISGVCFVGLYDLDASRYFVLLPLCLCVFVGLSLLLAGIISLNHVRQVIQHDGRNQEKLKKFMIRIGVFSGLYLVPLVTLLGCYVYELVNRITWEITWFSDHCHQYRIPCPYQANPKARPELALFMIKYLMTLIVGISAVFWVGSKKTCAEWAGFFKRNRKRDPISESRRVLQESCEFFLKHNSKVKHKKKHCKPGSHKLKVISKSMGTSTGATTNHGTSAVAIADHDYLGQETSTEVQTSPEASVKEGRADRANTPRAKDRDCGEPASAAASSSKLSGEQNDRKSRAGSVKEKSSVSEGAPSEGRVSPKSGVPETGLMDCSNLQVPSSPEPNSLKGSTSLLVHSASGARKEQGAGSHSDA, encoded by the exons CGCTTTCTGCATCTTGCAAATCTGGAATGTTCACCAAACATTGAAATGTTTCTTTGCCAAGCTTTTGTACCAACCTGCACAGAGCAAATTCATGTGGTTCCACCTTGTCGGAAATTgtgtgagaaaatattttctgattgcAAGAAATTAATGGACACTTTTGAGATCCGATGGCCTGAGGAACTTGAATGTAACAG GTTGCCATACTGTGATGACactgttcctgtaacttctgatCCACACACAGAGGTTTTTGGtccacagaagaaaacagatcAAGTCCCAAGAGACATTGGATTTTGGTGTCCAAAGCACCTTAGGACTTCCGGGGACCAAGGCTATAGGTTTCTGGGAATTGACCAGTGTGCCCCTCCGTGCCccaacatgtattttaaaagtgatgAACTAGACTTTGCCAAAAGTTTCATAGGAATAGTTTCAATATTTTGCCTTTGTGCAACTCTGTTCACATTCCTTACATTTTTAATTGACGTTAGACGATTCAGATACCCAGAGAGACCAATTATATATTACTCTGTCTGTTACAGCATTGTGTCTCTCATGTACTTTGTGGGGTTTTTGCTGGGCAATAGCACGGCCTGTAATAAGGCAGACGAGAAGCTGGAGCTCGGGGACACCGTCGTTCTAGGGTCGAGGAATAAGGCCTGCAGCGTGGTATttatgtttctgtattttttcacAATGGCTGGCACCGTGTGGTGGGTAATTCTCACCATTACGTGGTTCTTAGCTGCCGGAAGAAAATGGAGTTGCGAAGCTATTGAGCAAAAGGCAGTGTGGTTCCATGCGGTTGCCTGGGGGATGCCCGGGTTCCTGACTGTCATGCTGCTTGCTATGAACAAGGTTGAAGGAGACAACATTAGCGGCGTTTGCTTCGTCGGCCTCTATGACCTGGATGCCTCTCGCTACTTCgtccttctgcctctgtgcctctgtgtgtttgttgggCTGTCTCTCCTCCTAGCCGGCATCATCTCCTTAAATCACGTTCGACAAGTTATACAGCATGATGGCCGGAACCAAGAGAAGCTAAAGAAATTCATGATTCGAATTGGAGTCTTCAGTGGCCTGTATCTTGTGCCCTTGGTGACACTTCTTGGTTGCTATGTCTATGAGCTAGTGAACAGGATCACCTGGGAAATAACGTGGTTCTCTGATCATTGTCACCAGTACCGCATCCCGTGCCCTTATCAG gcaAACCCTAAAGCTCGACCAGAATTGGCTTTATTTATGATAAAATACCTGATGACATTAATTGTTGGTATCTCTGCGGTCTTCTGGGTTGGAAGCAAAAAGACGTGCGCAGAATGGGCCGGGTTCTTTAAGCGAAACCGCAAGCGAGA CCCCATCAGTGAGAGCCGAAGAGTGCTGCAAGAGTCCTGTGAGTTCTTCCTGAAGCACAATTCTAAAGTGAAACACAAGAAGAAGCATTGCAAACCAGGTTCTCATAAGCTGAAGGTCATTTCCAAGTCCATGGGAACTAGCACAGGAGCAACCACAAATCATGGCACCTCTGCTGTAGCAATCGCCGACCATGATTACTTAGGGCAAGAAACTTCAACAGAAGTCCAGACCTCCCCAGAAGCATCGGTGAAAGAGGGGAGAGCAGACCGAGCAAACACACCCAGAGCCAAAGATCGGGACTGTGGGGAACCTGCTTCTGCAGCAGCGTCCAGCTCCAAGCTCTCTGGGGAACAGAATGACAGGAAAAGCCGAGCAGGCAGCGTGAAGGAAAAAAGCAGTGTATCGGAAGGGGCTCCAAGTGAAGGAAG GGTAAGTCCAAAGAGTGGCGTTCCTGAGACTGGCCTGATGGACTGCAGCAACTTACAGGTCCCCAGTTCTCCAGAACCAAACAGCCTCAAAGGTTCCACATCTCTGCTTGTTCACTCAGCTTCTGGAGCCAGGAAAGAGCAGGGTGCTGGCAGCCATTCAGACGCTTGA